CCAGCATCTCCGAGCGCCGCCAGGAACGGCTCGTGAACCCGGCGTACTCGGATCTGCCCGCCTTCCTCACCCAAAACGGCGGCCTCGAGTCCGGCTTCATGATGGCCCATGTCACTTCGGCGGCCCTGGTCAGCGAGATGAAGGGCCTCGCCCACCCGGCCTGCGTGGACACCATCCCCACCAGCGCGGGCAAAGAGGATCATGTGAGCATGGGCCCCATCGCCGCCCGCAAGCTGCTCCGTGCCGTGGATGCGCTGGAGCAGGTGCTGGCCATCGAAGCCCGCATGGCCCTCGAGGGCCTCCGCATCCTCGGGTTGGCCCCGGCCGCTGGCCTCCAGCCGCTGATGGACCGCCTGGCGAAGGCTTGCGCCCCCTGGGCCGACCGCGCCATGTTTGAGGAAATCCACGCCACCCTCGGGGCCCTCCAGGCCCACCAGGAAAGCCACCCATGACCCAGCCCATCCCCTGGCGGACCGCCTGCGAGCAAGCGCTGAGGCGATTTTCGGACGCGGATGCGATCCGGTTCTGGGGCATCGGCCACGAGGTGGAGGGCACTTACCGGCCCATCTTCAACTATCGCTTCGAACACACCTACGCCGCCGTGCTCCTGGCGCGCTGGCTCGCACCCGCGACGGGGGCGGATGGGGAAGTGGTGGAATGCGCCGCCTGGCTGCACGATGTGGCGAAGCGCCTGAAGGATCCCCACGCGAAAGACACCCATGCCCAGGATGCCTCGGCCCGGGTGGGGGACATTCTTGCGGGCACGGATTTTCCACCGGAGAAGATCCCCGCGGTGCGGCACGCCATCGAGCACCATGTGGGCCTGAAGCTCACGAAGCGGCTCGAGCCCCTGGAGACCGCCTGCCTCTGGGACTGCGACAAGCTCAGCAAGATCGGCGCGGCCAGCCTCATCCACTTCGGGTGCATCAGCGGCGCCTTCCAGCCCATCACCACCGAGGAGATCCTGCGGCGTGGCGTGGCCTGGCTCGATCTGGCGCAGGCCATCACCGCCAGCTTCAACACGGAACCCGCCCGGGAGGAGGGCCGCCGCCGGCTGGCCTTCCTCCGGGCCCACTACGATCAGCTCAGCCGTGAATGGTCCGATCCCATGAAGGTGACCCCCGCATGAACGACTTCCTGCAGCTTGCCCAGAGCCTGACCTTGGCCCTCAAGGCGCTGCAGATGTACACCGCGGCCCACCCGAGAACCCAGGAATCCCTGGCGGCCTCCCATCGGGTGCTGGACCGCTGGCTCGCCACCCAGGAACGGCTCCAGTTCATCGTCTCCGGTGCGAAGGCTTTCGCGGATGGCGTCGTGCAGGATGCCCGTAACCCCCATGTCGC
The window above is part of the Geothrix sp. genome. Proteins encoded here:
- a CDS encoding HD domain-containing protein; its protein translation is MTQPIPWRTACEQALRRFSDADAIRFWGIGHEVEGTYRPIFNYRFEHTYAAVLLARWLAPATGADGEVVECAAWLHDVAKRLKDPHAKDTHAQDASARVGDILAGTDFPPEKIPAVRHAIEHHVGLKLTKRLEPLETACLWDCDKLSKIGAASLIHFGCISGAFQPITTEEILRRGVAWLDLAQAITASFNTEPAREEGRRRLAFLRAHYDQLSREWSDPMKVTPA